The region AGCTACTTATTCCAATACTCCCATAGCTAGTTATGTGGAAAAGCTGTTAAATTTCCAAAAGATGTGAtgtctccttcattcattcaaacttTATGATTCAATATCACTGATGGCTAGTGATGCTTTTTGGTTCTTGATGATTGTAACAAATTATGGAGAAATGTTATCCTCACCATTTTCTTGAGTTTACACATTTTCCAAAAGTGATGAAGGACATTAACTCACGACTCAAGAAGCTTAGGAAAATGCAagcaagataaatacaaagaatgtGATACCAAAACACTAACAATAAAActaatgtaaaataaatacaaggagAAAGTCTTAAAAGCAGTAGAGGTGAAGGGGAGATACATTCCTTTCAAAGGACCAGCCATAAAACTGACATAAactttttcaaaggaaataatgaaaatcagAAGCCAGTAAAATACCATTGTCaaagtgatgaaaaaaataaaataactatcaAAACTGGAATCAAAAATCCTACAAAAATGTACTTCAAAAGCTAAAACATTTTACgaccaaaaatattaaaagaatcgGTCATCTATACATCTTCACTAAGGAAAAAACTAAAGAGAATTCtttaggcagaagaaaaataaaagtttgaacatagacaaagaaataaaaaacaatagaaaggatAGATCTAGAAGAATATTACTatgaataataacaacaataatatattttggcattaaatatatatataaagaattaaaatgaacaaaacatacaccagaaattaatataacactgtgtcaactatattcaaacaaaaattttaattaataaataaatgaatgaataaatgaaatgaaatgcacAAAATGACAGCACCAAGAGTGATAATTTATATAAGCTCATTGCATTATctgaaaagtagtaaaaataataaattatattggcTTTAATAAGTCAAGAGATGTATGTTGTAGTCTCCTATTCAGGAAGGTATAGTTAACAAATTAATGGAGGGggtaaatgaaacagaaataaataacctaaaagaattcaggaagagagagaaagggacataaAACAGGccaaataatagaaaacaaatagtaagatGGTAGATGAAAACCCAAATATGCCAGTATTTACACTAAATATATAGAGACAAAATGTTCCAGTGTCAGAAGattaagtgaaatataaaaacaattttttaaattttataggaaattatattatataaatacagaaacataaatatatttaaattattacttaaatttttaaagaaaatcataccTTGTTTAACTATGGCTTTGAAACAGAGGGTACAACTGACAGAGCTTGGGTGGAAGCTAAGCAAGGAAAAATGGGCAGCTAAGAGAGACTTTCTATGGTGGATGacacaaaaataagtttaacCACATTGTTGAAGGTTGCAGAGGTAATCAGCAAAAGAACTGTATTGGGAAGAAAGGAACTATATTGGGAGGAGGAAAAGTTGAAGGAGATATAAGTGAACCTGGTCTTCACTGACTGTGGAAGAAATTCAGTGGAAAGCAATTAAGAGAGATCAGTTAAAAATTTGCCATTTAAGAACAATTACCTTTGGAGGCAGAACTGGGTTAGAGAACGTTTTCATTACTTGATTCTTTTAACCATACATATGGATCACAATGacttaacatttctaaaaatagatGAGTACACATACACTTCTGATATgaatttttagaacatttcccCTTGTTGATTATTACTTCTACTTACATTCTTGCTTGACTGACAACGGAACaatcttttcttcattccttagAGGATGATCCATACGCACAGTCAGATATTGGAGACCTAGGGACTTCACAGTCTCCAAGGAGATGTTGTACATTTTAGTGATAGTCACAGTGCCATTTGGGTTCTGAGCAAAGTATTCCTCTGGTGGATTAATCAAGACTCGTGATGGGAAAAGGGATATTTGAGGAACAGGTTTTCCCACAGCTGagtaaataaatctaagaaaatctTCAGAGTCAAGATTGGACTGGAGTTCAGTTTTTAATTCAGATACAGCTGAGACAAAAAAGGAgacacaaaattaaatataaaatatatgtcataCCTGATTTCTAAGGTGTTAAAGATAGACTTCCCCAAATATTTATATGATGACAAAAGGTTGAAGCATGTCCCTTTCAGACACTTCTCCTCATATTTTGCAAAATCTCACAATTCCATCTCTTACACCTACTATGCTCCAATTTAAGAGAAATGCTTCATTatctccactttcattcaaccTTAAAATTATCTTATATAAACCTCCAATACTTTAAATTTTCAGCAAAATAATGAGGGGACACTATGATACTAACTATAACTATTCCTTCAAcattttgttcttattctttaagtcttctttcattttctccactctctcttttccttttcctctctttcccaatGAAAATTCTGATGCCATTCATGAACTTTATCTGCCAGATTAAAATCAGTGCAGTGTAAAAGTTAGATGAGAGGTCAGAAGACCTAAATATTATGCCTGGTCCTGCACTGTGTGAAAATGGGAAAGTCATGTAACTATcattggcttccttttttttttttctgctgtataACAAAAGCATGGGTGGCCTCTATTATAATCTTTCCTTCTCTAACATTCTTTGTCTGGACCTTAACCTTGAAAGACCACATCCCCCAAATTTTGACTctacataaaaacatttatataccTATAATGCTAAGGCAGATTTGTCCGCCATGGCTGCCATGTGGGAACACATTAAATAGACATTTATAGCAGGCTTCATCTTCAAATGTTACTTCACGGATAGTTATGAATGAGGAATTGGGTTCGATGACCTCACAGTGCAGCCGATCTCTGTATGGTGGAAGAATCTTTTCTCCATATATACTGCTATATGTGCCAATATTTTGTGGCAAAGAACCTTGAATCTTTTGCCAGGTAATTTGCACAACATCTGCTGGAGTTGTTAAATTGCAGAAGATGGTCACATTTTCTCCAAATACggctgtttcattttttttgtattttattctgtatGGAGAATCTGAAAATAAAACCCAGTATGAATTAAGAGAAATGTACTTTCATACTACCTTGGACTTCCCCTATCATAGCACTTACCTCTctgttttataattatctttttatatgtgTCTCTTTCCCACTAGAAAATGAACCTTCCTATCTTCTTCACCATTGATTAGTAGTTTCTAAAAGTGTCTCTGGCATATACTAcctaatcaataaatatttactgagtgcaaAAATTGAAACATATATTAACCAACACAAGTAATGGTAATTTTGATGACGTTCGGGAGGTTGAGTATGAATTAGCTTGAGGGTGACAAAATCCTCAGGGCTCTAGTCCATAGATTTCACCAGCATGAACCCCTCCAGGTTCTTATAGtgaagaaccaagaaaaatcaCCTCatatctttgacaaaggaagggGAAAGTAGCCATATTGAAACAAGCCCAAACCATTTtctattaaacaaacaaacaaacaaacaaacaaaacctactCTCCAGGGTAAAGACTTTACCAGATCCTTATGTTACACAGGTAGAAGGACAACGACCCTACCCTTGTTCCCTTTAGCTTTCCTGTCTCACCTAaggtgggaaaggaggaggaaaaagtagGGAAACTTGTGAAGGTCACAGCCAAGGGTCATAGGCCCACCAAAAGAGTGAAATTTGaacagaagattttaaaatacttcccTTCCTAACTCTTCATCACCGTATCAATAGAGAGCTAATATAATGACAATGTATTACAGCTGAAATGGTTGCAAGTCTCGGACTTTTATTAACAAGGAATtcttaggaaaattaaaaatcagcagaagagacaaaaacaaaaaaactacatgaATTTGAAACCCTTGATACAAAGACttataataaacaataaacacaacCCAACTCCTTGCCAGATTAACTTAAAACCCATGCTAAAGCTCTACTTACCTTGGTTCTTATTATCTGATACATCATGTCTagatttcaacaaaaaaattataatgcatGCTAAAAGCCAAGAATAAAaacagtctgaagagacaaagcaagcatccAAGCCAGACTCAAATATATTACAGATTTTGAAATTATCAGATGGAATTAAAATCAGCTATGATTAATATAGTAAAGACTCTCATGGAAAAGTAGACACATGCAAGAATGCATAGataatgtaaacataaatatggaaactttaaaaagaattaaaaagaaaatgctaaagatattacaagaaaataaaactatagaccaatatctcttatgaacataaatgcaaaaatcctaaacaaaatattagcaaattgaatccaaaaaagtattaaaaaaatatactccATGGTCAAGTGAGATTCATCCCAGGTATTcaaagctggttcaacatttgaaaatcaactaatgtaatttatttaatcaacagACTAAAATAGAACATATTTGATAATCATagcaatagattcagaaaaaagcatttgataaaatccatcACCAATCCATAATAAATCTTAGTAAACTAGGAGTAGAGGGGAACTTCCtttacctgataaagaatatctacacaAACTTACACCTAGCAAAACTTGAAACTTTCCCACTGAAGATCAGGAATGAGGCAAGGATGTCACCTCTCACCACTCCTTTCCAATATCATACTAAAACCTCTACctaatgcaataaggcaagaaaaggaaataaaatgtatgcagattggaaaggaaggcataaaactgtctttgttcacagatatgatcatctatgtagaaaatcagaaagaattaacaaaagaaatttctgaactaataagcaattatagcaaagTTGTAGTATTACAAGGCGATTGTACAAAAGTCAGTCACTTTCCTGTATATCAATGATGagcaagtggaatttgaaattaaaaacacaataccatttacataatAAGCAGCCcccaaatgaaatacttaggtataaatctaacaatgtgtacaagatctatatgagggaaatataaaactctgatgaacaaaTCAAGGAAGAATTAAGTAAatgagaaatattccatgttcatggataggaagactcaatattgtcaagatatcaCTTCTTCccgggcacctggatggctcagtcattaagcatctgccttcggctcaggtcatgatcccagggtcctgtgatagaACTCgtcatcgagctccctgctcagcgggaagcctacttctccctctccactccccctgcttgtgttccctttcttgctgtctctctctgtgtcaaaaataaataaaatcttaaaaaaaagaagatatcacttcttcccaacttgatctgtagattcaatgcaatcccaattaaaatcTTAGCAAGTTAtttatggatattgacaaactgatgcTCAAGTTCATATAGAGAAGTAAAAGACCCAGAATAATTAACATAAcatggaaggagaaggaaaaagttgAAGGACTGACACTACTTAACTTCAAAATTTACtctaaaactacagtaatcaataCAGTGTGGAATTGCCAAAAGAacaaagagatcaatggaacagaatagagtccagataTGGACCCATATacatatggtcaactgatctttgacaatgGTGCAAAgaaattcaatggagaaaggatagtctttttgACAAATGATGCTACTGGGAAAATTGAGTGTCTAATTattttcctagggctgctataacaaattaccacagacttcaTGGCTTGAAacaatagaatttattttctcacagatctagaggtcagaagtcctaaaTCAAGGTGTTTTGGACTCTTTAACCTAGCCCAGGGTGATTTCATCCTGAGATCCTTACCTTAATTTTATGTGGAAAGACCCAATTtctaaataagatcacattctgagattTCAGATAGACAagaaggtgtgtgtggggggggggggtgaggcgGGAAGGCAtactattcaacccactacaatatccatatgctaaaaaaaatgaatacagacccccaacaaaaattaactcaatatggATTATAGACCTAAGTGAAAAATGTAGAAGCtcaaaacttagaagaaaacataagacaaaatctaagtgaccttgggtttggtaaTGCATTATTAGATATAATACCAGAAGTACGAtccatgaatgaaaaaaatgtgataagTTGGACTTTATTATAATTAAAGACTTTTGCTTTGTGAAAGACAATGTAAGGAGAATataaagacaagccacagactgcaAGGAGGTATTTgtaaaacacatatctgataaatgactTTGTCATAGTCCATTCAGGCTACTATAACATAGACTGggtagtttataaacaacagaaatttgtttctcacagttctggagactggaagtccaagattggggtgccagcatggttgggtaaGGCTCTTTTCTGGATCATAGAATTcttgttgtgtcctcacatggtgttAGGAACTATGAAATTCTGtcgattttttttaataatctgatcccattcatgaaggtTCTACTCTCCTGACCTACTCAgtttccaaaggccccacctactTATACCGTAACCTTAGGGGGTTAaaatttcagcatatgaattttgaggggacataaacattcaggcCATAATAGACttgtatacaaaatatacaaaaaaaaataagaaaacaaacaacttaattaaaaaataggcaaaaaatctGAATGGACACCTCACCaaataagatatataaatggcaaataagcacatgaaaagatgcgtG is a window of Zalophus californianus isolate mZalCal1 chromosome 1, mZalCal1.pri.v2, whole genome shotgun sequence DNA encoding:
- the LOC113918559 gene encoding OX-2 membrane glycoprotein-like isoform X4, with translation MGFPLHFILQLLMLPIWVQGSDSPYRIKYKKNETAVFGENVTIFCNLTTPADVVQITWQKIQGSLPQNIGTYSSIYGEKILPPYRDRLHCEVIEPNSSFITIREVTFEDEACYKCLFNVFPHGSHGGQICLSIIAVSELKTELQSNLDSEDFLRFIYSAVGKPVPQISLFPSRVLINPPEEYFAQNPNGTVTITKMYNISLETVKSLGLQYLTVRMDHPLRNEEKIVPLSVKQECTSGSSYIWLRTVGPLIILLCISLIIVHLVRKKKKAKNSGTC
- the LOC113918559 gene encoding OX-2 membrane glycoprotein-like isoform X2; translation: MLLSTIAPLLPKTLEVLRPGCLSQYLQTGYWRSWKPGNANSPYRIKYKKNETAVFGENVTIFCNLTTPADVVQITWQKIQGSLPQNIGTYSSIYGEKILPPYRDRLHCEVIEPNSSFITIREVTFEDEACYKCLFNVFPHGSHGGQICLSIIAVSELKTELQSNLDSEDFLRFIYSAVGKPVPQISLFPSRVLINPPEEYFAQNPNGTVTITKMYNISLETVKSLGLQYLTVRMDHPLRNEEKIVPLSVKQECTSGSSYIWLRTVGPLIILLCISLIIVHLVRKKKKFYLFI
- the LOC113918559 gene encoding OX-2 membrane glycoprotein-like isoform X3 → MLLSTIAPLLPKTLEVLRPGCLSQYLQTGYWRSWKPGNANSPYRIKYKKNETAVFGENVTIFCNLTTPADVVQITWQKIQGSLPQNIGTYSSIYGEKILPPYRDRLHCEVIEPNSSFITIREVTFEDEACYKCLFNVFPHGSHGGQICLSIIAVSELKTELQSNLDSEDFLRFIYSAVGKPVPQISLFPSRVLINPPEEYFAQNPNGTVTITKMYNISLETVKSLGLQYLTVRMDHPLRNEEKIVPLSVKQECTSGSSYIWLRTVGPLIILLCISLIIVHLVRKKKK
- the LOC113918559 gene encoding OX-2 membrane glycoprotein-like isoform X1, which gives rise to MLLSTIAPLLPKTLEVLRPGCLSQYLQTGYWRSWKPGNANSPYRIKYKKNETAVFGENVTIFCNLTTPADVVQITWQKIQGSLPQNIGTYSSIYGEKILPPYRDRLHCEVIEPNSSFITIREVTFEDEACYKCLFNVFPHGSHGGQICLSIIAVSELKTELQSNLDSEDFLRFIYSAVGKPVPQISLFPSRVLINPPEEYFAQNPNGTVTITKMYNISLETVKSLGLQYLTVRMDHPLRNEEKIVPLSVKQECTSGSSYIWLRTVGPLIILLCISLIIVHLVRKKKKAKNSGTC
- the LOC113918559 gene encoding OX-2 membrane glycoprotein-like isoform X5; the protein is MLLSTIAPLLPKTLEVLRPDSPYRIKYKKNETAVFGENVTIFCNLTTPADVVQITWQKIQGSLPQNIGTYSSIYGEKILPPYRDRLHCEVIEPNSSFITIREVTFEDEACYKCLFNVFPHGSHGGQICLSIIAVSELKTELQSNLDSEDFLRFIYSAVGKPVPQISLFPSRVLINPPEEYFAQNPNGTVTITKMYNISLETVKSLGLQYLTVRMDHPLRNEEKIVPLSVKQECTSGSSYIWLRTVGPLIILLCISLIIVHLVRKKKKAKNSGTC